The following proteins come from a genomic window of Paenibacillus sp. CAA11:
- a CDS encoding glycoside hydrolase family 95 protein: MSETLMWYDKPAQHWNEALPIGNGRLGGMVFGSVEQERIQFNEDSVWYGGPRDRNNPDALQNLTLIRQLLFEGKLKEAHRLSETAFSGTPRSQRHYVTAGDLYINFEHPEGELSNYRRELDLDRAIIATKYQYGDITYRREVFSSYPDQVMVILLEADRCGAITFAARFERSEGKHMDISHRYGSDTVVMTNDCGGRDGLVYSVAVKAIAVGGTVKVVGEHLLVDQADKVFLFLAAASTFRVAEPSRHCYELLENASLQDYSQLLNKHVQDYRELFQRVKLELRAATSQEPSSIPVDRRLERIQAGEDDAELYTLYFNFGRYLLISCSRPGSLPANLQGIWNDSMSPPWDSKFTININTQMNYWPAESCNLPECHEPLFELIERMRQSGRITAQKMYGCRGFVAHHNTDIWADTAPQDIYPPATQWVMGAAWLALHLWEHYRFNPHPAFLKKAYETMKESALFFKDFLVQSPEGYLVTSPSVSPENRYVLPNGEAGTLCYGPYMDTEILLELLEACIQASTELNIDEPAREDWKAMKASLPELRIGKYGQLQEWLVDYEEADPGHRHISHLFALHPGNAISPDTTPTLAEAAKVTLQRRLDHGGGHTGWSRAWIINFWARLLDGEQAYFHTRELLKKSTLPNLLDNHPPFQIDGNFGAAAGMAEMLIQSHLGFIRLLPALPEAWPKGRVQGLRARGGFVVDIEWNDLRLVESVIISQGGKNLRLYTDHPVTIMASDGREVIAAQHGHILNIPTYKGGKYRIIPL; encoded by the coding sequence ATGTCAGAAACGTTAATGTGGTACGACAAACCGGCTCAACATTGGAATGAAGCTTTACCTATCGGGAATGGAAGACTCGGAGGTATGGTGTTTGGATCGGTTGAACAGGAGCGGATTCAATTTAATGAAGACTCAGTGTGGTATGGAGGACCTAGAGATCGGAATAATCCCGATGCGTTACAGAATCTTACACTCATTCGCCAACTTCTGTTTGAAGGAAAGCTGAAGGAAGCACATCGTTTGTCGGAGACGGCGTTTTCCGGAACGCCGCGAAGCCAAAGACACTATGTAACGGCGGGCGATTTGTATATTAATTTCGAGCATCCAGAGGGGGAATTATCTAATTACCGCAGAGAGCTGGACTTGGATAGGGCGATCATAGCAACAAAGTATCAGTATGGAGACATTACTTATCGCCGTGAGGTATTTTCAAGCTATCCAGATCAAGTGATGGTCATTCTGCTTGAAGCAGACCGATGCGGTGCCATTACCTTTGCAGCACGCTTTGAGCGCAGCGAAGGTAAGCACATGGATATATCACACAGATATGGCTCGGATACAGTTGTGATGACAAATGATTGCGGAGGAAGGGATGGGCTTGTCTACAGTGTGGCTGTCAAAGCAATCGCTGTAGGCGGAACAGTAAAGGTTGTCGGTGAGCATTTGCTGGTGGATCAGGCTGATAAAGTTTTTTTATTTCTTGCTGCTGCTAGTACGTTCCGGGTTGCTGAGCCAAGTAGACACTGTTACGAATTGCTCGAGAACGCATCGCTTCAGGATTACAGCCAGCTGCTGAACAAGCATGTTCAGGATTACAGGGAGCTGTTCCAGAGGGTTAAGCTTGAGCTGCGTGCGGCCACAAGTCAGGAACCGAGTTCTATACCTGTTGATAGGCGTTTGGAACGAATTCAGGCCGGTGAGGATGATGCCGAACTGTACACTTTATATTTTAACTTTGGTAGGTATTTGCTTATCTCCTGCAGCCGTCCCGGGTCATTGCCAGCTAATCTGCAAGGCATTTGGAATGATTCGATGTCCCCGCCATGGGACAGCAAATTTACGATTAATATCAACACCCAGATGAATTATTGGCCTGCGGAGAGCTGCAATCTTCCCGAGTGTCATGAACCCTTGTTCGAACTTATCGAGCGGATGAGACAATCTGGACGAATTACGGCGCAGAAAATGTATGGTTGTCGCGGGTTTGTTGCTCACCACAATACAGACATTTGGGCGGATACTGCGCCCCAAGATATCTATCCTCCTGCTACCCAATGGGTGATGGGGGCGGCTTGGCTTGCGCTGCATCTGTGGGAGCATTACAGATTTAACCCACATCCGGCTTTTTTGAAGAAGGCATATGAAACGATGAAGGAATCGGCTTTGTTCTTTAAGGACTTTCTGGTACAAAGTCCAGAAGGCTATCTGGTGACAAGTCCGTCCGTGTCTCCCGAAAACAGATATGTCTTGCCAAATGGTGAAGCTGGGACATTGTGTTATGGGCCCTACATGGATACCGAAATTTTGCTAGAACTGTTAGAAGCCTGCATTCAGGCCAGTACGGAGCTGAACATTGATGAACCTGCCCGTGAGGATTGGAAGGCAATGAAAGCAAGTTTGCCCGAACTGAGAATCGGGAAGTATGGGCAGCTGCAGGAGTGGCTGGTAGATTATGAAGAAGCAGACCCCGGACATAGGCATATCTCCCACTTGTTTGCGCTACATCCGGGTAATGCGATTAGCCCTGATACGACTCCAACCTTAGCGGAAGCTGCCAAGGTCACCTTGCAGCGGCGCCTCGATCATGGCGGGGGACATACAGGGTGGAGCCGGGCCTGGATCATAAATTTCTGGGCACGTCTGCTGGATGGCGAACAGGCTTATTTTCACACAAGGGAGCTGTTGAAGAAGTCTACGCTTCCGAATCTGCTTGATAATCATCCTCCGTTCCAAATCGATGGCAATTTCGGAGCTGCCGCAGGTATGGCCGAAATGCTGATACAAAGCCATCTTGGGTTTATTCGTCTTCTGCCAGCACTTCCGGAAGCATGGCCTAAAGGACGTGTACAAGGGCTTCGTGCAAGAGGAGGCTTTGTCGTTGACATCGAGTGGAACGATCTGCGACTTGTGGAAAGCGTTATCATCTCACAGGGCGGAAAAAATCTTCGGTTGTACACGGATCATCCTGTAACCATCATGGCATCTGATGGAAGGGAAGTGATTGCAGCTCAGCATGGTCATATATTAAATATTCCAACTTATAAAGGTGGAAAGTACAGGATTATTCCATTGTAG
- a CDS encoding pectinesterase family protein, producing the protein MKTTKWLKQMMVIVMLFTCFTDGVYAEEGSQSVKSTNSSRTPAFPGAEGGGKYTTGGRGGEVVEVTTLADSGPGSLREAVSTGNRTIVFKVGGVIQLESPLKIIGDNVTIAGQTAPGDGITVIGHPTTFEGNNLIVRYMRFRLGDANVAGATLPKRDAIDARIISNVIHRTGTHINSQNEVGGYPLFERAVTTLADDDHDGMPNEWETAHGLDPHNYGDRNLVNEEGYTNLELYLNSITGNGSANPSVAITKPANNTIIKAGSNVTFETSVADKDGTVKKVEFFHDGKKVGEDDRKPFRYKWKDVTDGTHYWTAKAIDDTGTASFSTSVVVHVNTKGNIKPWQSSDIGNPGIPGHTQPGENSGDITIKSAGDIGGTKDAFHFAHQKITGDAEIIAKVESVTATNEEAEAGVMFRESLKEDAPFASLVVPYIRTGKKGVTLSRAAKGGEVSSIVPEQEFQLPYWIKLVRQGNQFTSLISQDGKDWTSVGKVNIDLPKKVYVGLVADAAKVNNETDKYNTSKFSGVAIRPVTAERPQTIYYVNDNFENLEIGSVPAGYVVNPNPQDADHTVTIQKVPADFSGNDSDKVLKIYDQAAGSTWFALNFPKQMGTVIVEADFMSPAVPGTSTLLQVKDPDGAKTPISIEVRKPQLPVSEDAYALVYKNKQGQDVKLADLPKDNRWYNLKLIANAAANTMDIYLDNVLAAEQVELREDMQLLGHGSALFGKTPGTGKGTYYLDNIKVYVEPVTIPKGLRAIPGNGKVQLDWSTASGALTYLIKRSTTSGGPYETVASGLSASTTTYLDTTVINETTYYYVVTAVSELGESDPSNSVHATPSVHAVKPQAPTGLIGLARSTQAELVWQPVEQAISYTVKRSESREGPYVETARVEEPFYRDSGLINGKEYYYTVTAASVAGESETSDVTAVRPIAPLQTPKALIASSGDASVMLSWNIVEGATSYQIKRSTVNGGPYTVIADQVTGTSYEDRGLENGTVYHYVLSAQNEAASSMNSDLVRATPYAANTLPATAHLQLSAAEDRVTLSWPAVDGASSYQLTRSDSRDRVGTVIASGLEQPEYTDTDVKTGKTYYYSVQTVNENGPGVASYPHAATPAKVIVVAKNGSGMFTSVQAAVDSIPEGNTDRTVIYIHDGIYEEQLTIPKTKRALSLIGESEEGTIITYTGITGTGFNERATAVESDDFIAENITFANGAGPQGPAPALELKGDRAYFNHVRMLGYQDTFYVNNTGKRAYLENSYIEGAVDFIYGPGIAVFNRSVIHNVRSGGYITAASTPQDQTYGFLFINSKITGTSGIEDVYLGRPWRPFAQVLFMNTEMEGILHSKGWHNWGKPDNEKTARYAEFSNFGAGAAAESRAAWSKQLTPEEANHFTIPMMMKGSDDWDPTRMPVLPKVGQ; encoded by the coding sequence TTGAAAACAACAAAATGGTTGAAACAGATGATGGTCATCGTGATGTTGTTCACTTGCTTTACGGACGGGGTATACGCAGAAGAGGGATCACAATCCGTGAAATCGACGAATTCTTCAAGGACCCCTGCCTTTCCAGGTGCTGAAGGAGGCGGTAAATATACTACAGGGGGACGAGGAGGTGAAGTGGTTGAAGTAACTACACTTGCCGATTCGGGCCCAGGATCGCTTCGAGAGGCTGTCAGTACAGGCAACCGAACCATTGTTTTTAAGGTTGGCGGAGTCATACAGCTGGAGTCGCCTCTGAAGATTATTGGGGACAATGTGACCATTGCCGGCCAGACAGCTCCGGGAGACGGAATCACGGTCATTGGTCATCCGACGACCTTTGAGGGCAACAATCTGATTGTCCGATATATGCGGTTTCGGCTGGGTGATGCCAATGTCGCTGGAGCTACCCTGCCGAAGCGGGATGCTATTGATGCCAGAATTATTAGCAATGTTATTCACCGGACAGGAACTCATATCAACTCCCAGAACGAGGTGGGAGGATATCCGCTGTTTGAGAGGGCCGTAACGACTTTGGCCGATGACGATCATGATGGGATGCCTAATGAATGGGAAACAGCGCATGGATTAGATCCGCACAATTACGGTGATCGCAATCTGGTTAATGAAGAGGGGTATACCAACTTAGAACTCTACTTGAACTCAATAACGGGAAATGGTTCGGCCAACCCTTCTGTGGCTATTACCAAACCGGCTAACAACACGATTATCAAGGCAGGATCGAACGTGACTTTCGAAACTTCCGTTGCCGACAAAGACGGCACGGTCAAGAAGGTAGAGTTCTTTCATGATGGGAAGAAAGTCGGCGAGGATGACCGCAAGCCATTTCGCTATAAGTGGAAAGATGTGACGGACGGAACCCATTATTGGACAGCGAAGGCTATTGATGATACAGGCACGGCTTCATTTTCAACAAGTGTTGTCGTTCATGTGAATACGAAGGGGAACATCAAGCCTTGGCAGTCTTCAGATATCGGGAATCCTGGCATCCCGGGACATACTCAGCCTGGTGAAAACTCTGGAGACATCACGATTAAATCCGCAGGCGATATCGGCGGCACGAAGGATGCCTTCCATTTTGCACACCAGAAGATTACAGGGGACGCTGAAATTATCGCCAAGGTTGAAAGCGTGACCGCAACAAATGAGGAAGCAGAAGCTGGTGTCATGTTCCGGGAAAGCCTGAAGGAAGACGCTCCCTTTGCCTCCCTTGTCGTCCCGTATATCAGAACAGGCAAAAAAGGCGTTACACTCAGTCGTGCGGCAAAAGGTGGAGAGGTCTCATCTATAGTCCCTGAGCAGGAATTCCAGCTGCCCTATTGGATTAAGCTTGTTCGTCAGGGGAATCAGTTCACATCGCTGATCTCTCAAGATGGGAAGGACTGGACTTCTGTAGGCAAAGTCAACATTGACTTACCGAAGAAGGTATATGTCGGCTTGGTCGCGGATGCTGCCAAAGTCAACAACGAGACGGATAAATATAATACCTCTAAGTTTTCTGGTGTAGCAATAAGGCCTGTTACCGCAGAACGCCCACAAACCATTTACTATGTGAACGATAATTTTGAGAATTTGGAAATTGGCTCAGTTCCTGCCGGATATGTGGTTAACCCGAATCCTCAGGATGCGGATCATACGGTCACGATCCAGAAGGTTCCGGCGGATTTTTCCGGGAATGATTCTGATAAGGTCCTGAAAATCTATGATCAGGCCGCAGGCAGCACCTGGTTCGCCCTTAACTTTCCGAAGCAAATGGGGACGGTTATCGTGGAGGCGGACTTTATGTCTCCTGCAGTTCCAGGGACCTCAACCTTGTTACAGGTAAAGGATCCCGATGGTGCGAAGACACCGATCTCCATAGAGGTGCGTAAACCGCAATTACCCGTGTCAGAAGATGCTTATGCCTTAGTCTACAAGAACAAGCAGGGTCAAGATGTGAAGCTGGCCGACCTTCCGAAAGATAATCGCTGGTACAATCTGAAGCTAATTGCTAACGCGGCAGCGAACACGATGGATATTTACCTAGATAATGTGCTTGCTGCAGAGCAGGTTGAGCTGAGAGAAGATATGCAGCTGCTGGGACATGGGAGTGCTTTGTTTGGCAAGACTCCAGGAACCGGCAAGGGCACCTATTATTTGGACAATATTAAGGTTTATGTAGAGCCTGTAACCATACCGAAAGGATTGCGGGCGATTCCGGGGAATGGGAAGGTACAACTGGATTGGAGCACCGCAAGTGGTGCTTTAACGTATTTGATTAAAAGAAGCACGACTAGCGGAGGGCCTTATGAAACAGTGGCCTCGGGTTTAAGTGCATCCACCACGACATACTTGGATACTACCGTTATAAATGAGACTACATATTATTATGTAGTTACCGCTGTGAGTGAATTAGGGGAAAGTGATCCTTCCAACTCAGTTCACGCCACCCCTTCAGTCCATGCTGTAAAGCCACAAGCCCCAACTGGGCTTATAGGACTTGCCCGCAGCACGCAAGCTGAGCTGGTCTGGCAGCCGGTCGAGCAAGCGATTAGCTATACGGTGAAGCGCAGCGAAAGCCGGGAGGGGCCTTATGTTGAAACTGCTCGTGTGGAGGAGCCTTTTTACAGGGACAGCGGTCTTATTAATGGAAAAGAGTACTATTACACCGTAACGGCAGCGAGTGTTGCAGGTGAAAGCGAGACTTCTGATGTGACAGCGGTTCGCCCCATAGCCCCGCTGCAGACGCCCAAAGCGCTAATAGCTAGTTCCGGCGATGCCTCGGTCATGCTTTCATGGAATATTGTTGAAGGGGCCACAAGCTATCAGATCAAGCGAAGCACAGTGAACGGAGGCCCTTACACTGTAATTGCTGATCAAGTGACTGGAACCAGCTATGAGGATCGGGGTCTGGAGAACGGTACCGTATATCACTATGTTCTCTCCGCTCAGAATGAAGCGGCTTCCAGCATGAATTCCGATCTTGTCCGTGCTACGCCTTACGCTGCGAATACTCTACCAGCTACAGCGCATCTTCAATTATCCGCCGCTGAAGACCGGGTGACGCTCTCCTGGCCGGCCGTTGATGGTGCGAGTTCATACCAATTAACGCGGTCGGATTCCCGAGATAGGGTAGGCACCGTGATCGCTTCCGGTTTGGAGCAGCCAGAATATACAGATACTGACGTCAAAACGGGCAAAACCTACTATTACTCGGTTCAGACGGTTAATGAGAATGGTCCTGGCGTCGCCTCGTACCCACATGCGGCCACTCCTGCTAAAGTGATCGTGGTAGCCAAAAATGGGAGCGGGATGTTTACAAGCGTTCAGGCAGCGGTAGATTCCATTCCGGAAGGGAATACGGACAGAACGGTCATCTATATCCATGATGGAATCTATGAGGAGCAGCTAACGATTCCGAAGACGAAGCGTGCCCTCAGTTTGATTGGCGAAAGCGAGGAAGGAACTATAATTACCTACACCGGAATTACAGGCACAGGGTTTAATGAAAGAGCTACTGCTGTTGAATCCGATGATTTCATTGCCGAGAACATCACGTTTGCGAACGGTGCCGGGCCCCAGGGACCAGCGCCCGCATTAGAGCTTAAGGGGGATCGGGCGTATTTCAATCATGTACGCATGCTTGGTTATCAGGATACATTCTATGTAAATAATACAGGGAAGCGGGCCTACTTGGAGAACAGCTATATTGAAGGGGCAGTGGATTTTATCTATGGGCCAGGGATTGCTGTATTTAACCGAAGCGTTATCCATAATGTCCGGTCCGGTGGATATATTACTGCAGCTAGCACCCCGCAAGATCAGACCTATGGATTCTTATTCATAAACAGCAAGATCACCGGGACAAGCGGAATTGAAGACGTTTATCTTGGACGTCCTTGGAGACCGTTCGCCCAAGTTCTCTTCATGAACACGGAAATGGAAGGGATTCTTCACAGCAAAGGCTGGCATAACTGGGGGAAGCCGGACAATGAGAAGACCGCCAGATATGCTGAGTTCAGCAATTTTGGAGCCGGAGCGGCTGCGGAATCCCGGGCGGCCTGGTCTAAGCAGCTGACGCCAGAGGAAGCCAACCATTTTACGATCCCTATGATGATGAAGGGAAGCGATGACTGGGATCCGACACGGATGCCGGTTCTACCCAAGGTAGGGCAGTGA
- a CDS encoding NisI/SpaI family lantibiotic immunity lipoprotein: MRKLSRAWMILIVSVFVLVTGCDYLDDFKQKVIEETQKTAHYTIDLDEDTAYTLEQLIDEGRVDRVVFDGKLYEFEGSAEPESKGENLGFIGKTYYVDQEGKRWTEEELKKPYINKDPKDIREKRPLIYGLVYRYKGEPKGSTSRIVIEFNRKLVKAKLIRGE, translated from the coding sequence ATGAGAAAATTATCAAGAGCTTGGATGATCTTAATCGTGAGCGTATTCGTCCTGGTAACAGGATGTGATTACTTGGATGACTTCAAACAGAAGGTCATTGAAGAGACGCAAAAAACAGCCCATTATACAATAGATCTCGATGAGGATACTGCCTATACGCTTGAACAGCTTATCGATGAAGGAAGAGTGGACAGAGTCGTGTTTGATGGAAAGCTGTATGAGTTTGAAGGCAGTGCTGAGCCGGAGTCGAAGGGGGAGAATTTGGGTTTTATCGGAAAGACCTATTATGTGGATCAGGAGGGAAAGAGGTGGACGGAGGAGGAACTAAAGAAGCCATATATTAATAAGGATCCAAAAGATATCCGAGAGAAACGTCCCCTCATCTATGGCTTGGTCTATCGTTACAAAGGGGAGCCCAAAGGCAGTACCAGCCGGATCGTCATTGAATTTAACCGTAAGCTTGTCAAGGCGAAGTTAATTCGTGGTGAATAA
- the ltrA gene encoding group II intron reverse transcriptase/maturase, which translates to MKAEYRKGYLQRDSVEREEHAGVRSAGTRERKERGGATDLLEQILDRDNLNRAYKQVKRNHGAPGIDGMTVEDALPWLQEHRDELLQKIREGRYKPSPVRRKEIPKADGSGVRKLGIPTVVDRVIQQAVAQQLQPLFEPLFSEGSYGYRPGRSAQQAIRKVKDYAEQGYGYAVEIDLSKYFDTLNHELLMHLLRKQIQDRRVTELIKRYLKSGVMENGVHCKTEEGSPQGGPLSPLLANIYLNEFDQEMKGRGVNVIRYADDIVVLAKSKRAAVRLLESCGKYLETKLRLQINTQKSKVGSVVARKHFKFLGFALGKNKNGMYIRAHGQSLAKAKKKLKELTSRSQGRNVRQVMEKVKVYIRGWIGYYYVADMKRILQSWSEWLRRRLRMYIWKQWKKPRTKVQNLRKLGVPEWQAYQWGNSRLGYWRIAGSPVLSRSITNKKLVQAGYYDFPAQYERLRKLHLCG; encoded by the coding sequence ATGAAAGCAGAATACCGAAAGGGCTACCTGCAAAGGGATAGCGTGGAACGCGAAGAGCATGCGGGAGTGCGGAGCGCCGGCACTCGGGAACGTAAAGAAAGAGGCGGTGCAACAGACCTGCTGGAGCAGATTCTGGACAGAGACAATTTGAACAGAGCCTACAAACAGGTCAAACGCAACCATGGAGCGCCAGGAATCGACGGAATGACCGTAGAAGACGCGCTACCCTGGCTGCAGGAACATAGAGACGAGCTGTTGCAAAAGATCCGGGAAGGCAGATACAAGCCCAGCCCAGTACGGCGCAAGGAAATTCCCAAAGCAGATGGAAGCGGAGTACGGAAGCTTGGCATACCCACGGTCGTAGACCGAGTGATTCAGCAGGCAGTCGCCCAGCAGCTCCAGCCCCTGTTCGAGCCGCTCTTCTCGGAGGGAAGCTATGGCTACCGCCCCGGTCGGAGCGCACAACAGGCCATTCGCAAGGTGAAAGACTATGCAGAACAGGGATACGGCTACGCAGTAGAAATCGACCTCTCCAAATACTTCGACACGCTGAATCATGAGCTGCTTATGCATCTTTTGCGCAAACAAATTCAGGACAGACGCGTAACCGAACTGATTAAGAGATACCTGAAAAGTGGGGTTATGGAGAACGGGGTGCACTGCAAAACAGAAGAAGGCTCCCCTCAGGGAGGCCCCCTGTCGCCGCTTCTGGCGAACATCTACCTGAACGAATTTGACCAAGAGATGAAAGGCCGCGGAGTGAACGTCATCCGCTATGCGGACGATATTGTGGTGCTTGCCAAAAGCAAACGGGCAGCGGTGCGGCTACTGGAATCCTGCGGAAAGTACCTGGAGACCAAACTGAGACTCCAGATCAATACGCAGAAAAGTAAGGTCGGTAGCGTAGTGGCTCGAAAGCACTTCAAATTTCTCGGCTTTGCCCTGGGAAAGAACAAGAACGGCATGTATATCCGTGCCCATGGACAATCCCTCGCAAAAGCGAAGAAGAAGTTGAAAGAACTCACAAGTCGCAGCCAGGGCAGAAATGTTCGCCAAGTCATGGAAAAGGTAAAAGTCTACATTCGGGGATGGATTGGTTACTACTATGTGGCCGACATGAAACGGATTCTGCAAAGCTGGAGCGAATGGTTGCGAAGACGACTGCGGATGTACATCTGGAAACAGTGGAAAAAGCCGCGAACAAAAGTACAAAACCTGCGGAAGCTGGGGGTACCGGAATGGCAGGCTTACCAGTGGGGCAATTCCCGTCTCGGGTACTGGCGCATCGCCGGAAGTCCAGTGTTGTCTCGTTCCATAACAAACAAAAAGCTCGTACAGGCAGGATATTATGACTTTCCTGCGCAATACGAGCGTCTACGTAAATTGCACTTATGCGGTTGA
- the hmpA gene encoding NO-inducible flavohemoprotein, translated as MLSQRTREIVKSTAPILAEHGTAITSVFYRRMFEAHPELLNIFNHANQAKGRQQTALANTVYAAAVHIDNLEAILPAVVQISHKHVSLGIKPEHYPIVGEFLLKAIKEVLGDAATDEIMNAWKEAYSVIADAFIGVEAGMYKEAREQEHSWNFFKPFIVARKVQESGSIISFYLKPADGEQVPSYQPGQYISVRVSIPGGEYTMIRQYSLSQAAHPDEFRISVKREADNDPNGRVSLFLHDEVKEGDTLEISAPAGEFVLDTKKTTPVAFISAGVGITPMMSMFETVASLTPERQVAFVHAARNEKLGAFRHEIEAKAKQLSNAKLKFVYSKQKSERINKELLQEYVDPSGDVYVCGPVSFMESVIRDLKALGFRDEQLHYEFFGPSLQLETKG; from the coding sequence ATGCTGTCTCAACGAACTCGTGAAATCGTAAAATCTACTGCTCCAATACTGGCAGAACACGGTACCGCCATTACATCGGTCTTTTACCGTAGAATGTTCGAAGCGCATCCGGAACTGCTGAATATATTCAATCATGCCAATCAAGCAAAGGGCCGGCAGCAAACCGCGCTTGCCAATACCGTCTATGCTGCCGCTGTACACATCGATAATCTGGAAGCTATTCTTCCTGCTGTCGTGCAGATTTCTCATAAGCATGTCAGTCTTGGCATCAAACCGGAGCATTACCCGATCGTTGGGGAATTTCTATTGAAGGCGATCAAAGAGGTGCTCGGCGACGCAGCGACGGATGAGATTATGAATGCCTGGAAAGAAGCGTATAGTGTAATCGCTGATGCTTTTATCGGCGTTGAAGCAGGAATGTACAAAGAAGCAAGAGAACAGGAGCATAGCTGGAATTTCTTCAAGCCATTTATTGTCGCTCGGAAAGTGCAGGAGAGCGGTAGTATCATCTCCTTCTATTTAAAACCCGCTGATGGCGAGCAAGTTCCTTCGTACCAGCCTGGACAATATATTTCGGTACGTGTATCTATTCCAGGGGGAGAGTATACCATGATTCGCCAGTACAGCCTGTCACAGGCCGCCCATCCTGACGAATTCCGTATTTCTGTTAAACGGGAAGCTGACAATGATCCGAATGGCCGGGTCTCCCTATTTCTTCATGATGAAGTCAAGGAAGGGGATACACTGGAAATAAGTGCGCCTGCTGGCGAATTCGTTCTGGATACGAAGAAGACCACACCTGTTGCATTTATATCTGCGGGTGTCGGAATTACTCCGATGATGAGCATGTTCGAAACCGTTGCTTCGCTCACCCCTGAGCGCCAGGTTGCCTTTGTACATGCAGCTCGTAACGAGAAGCTTGGTGCTTTCCGTCATGAGATTGAAGCTAAGGCAAAACAACTAAGCAATGCCAAGTTGAAATTTGTATATTCGAAGCAGAAATCTGAGCGAATCAACAAAGAACTGCTTCAGGAATATGTAGACCCATCCGGTGATGTATATGTATGTGGGCCCGTGTCGTTCATGGAATCTGTCATTCGTGATCTTAAAGCGCTCGGCTTCCGTGATGAACAGCTGCATTATGAGTTCTTTGGGCCTTCTCTCCAACTGGAAACCAAGGGTTGA
- a CDS encoding helix-turn-helix domain-containing protein: MISMNLKKMRKVHRLTQEQVAERIGVSRQAVAKWESGETVPDIQNCIALAEMYGVALDDLVHYSDDKEGIRPKGKHIFGMVKVGERGQIVIPKKAREVFDIRPGSSLLVLGDEAQGGIAIMKSEDLLQFANEIFQAQTHEEDHE; this comes from the coding sequence ATGATTAGTATGAATTTAAAAAAAATGCGCAAAGTGCATCGCCTCACTCAAGAACAAGTTGCCGAACGGATTGGGGTTTCAAGACAGGCTGTGGCGAAATGGGAGAGTGGCGAGACTGTGCCGGACATTCAAAATTGCATAGCTCTAGCGGAAATGTATGGGGTGGCACTTGATGACCTTGTTCATTATTCCGATGACAAAGAAGGGATCCGGCCAAAGGGGAAACACATTTTTGGCATGGTAAAAGTAGGAGAAAGGGGACAAATCGTGATCCCTAAGAAAGCCAGAGAGGTCTTCGACATTCGCCCTGGAAGCAGCCTACTCGTGCTAGGTGATGAGGCGCAAGGGGGGATCGCGATTATGAAGAGCGAAGACTTGCTGCAATTTGCTAACGAGATTTTTCAAGCACAGACCCATGAGGAGGATCATGAGTGA
- a CDS encoding ABC transporter ATP-binding protein, whose product MAIQTKNLTKKFRNKTAVNGLNLTINHGELYTLLGVNGAGKTTTIKMLTCLSKPTSGDAMLLGDSIASSTYNVKEKINVSPQETAVARNLSVKENLEFIARIYGFDKKDIAAKVQEMLSTFKLEDYSRDKAKTLSGGLQRRLSIAMALISDPKILFLDEPTLGLDVLARRELWTAIEKLKGEVTIILTTHYMEEAQALSDRVGIMAKGELKAVGTVAELMAMTNTKTLEDAFVSLAAMEEDKS is encoded by the coding sequence ATTGCCATTCAAACAAAGAACTTGACGAAGAAGTTTCGGAACAAAACCGCAGTAAATGGTCTCAATTTAACGATAAACCACGGAGAATTATATACTTTGCTTGGGGTAAACGGGGCAGGCAAGACAACCACAATCAAGATGCTGACCTGTCTAAGCAAACCTACGAGCGGAGATGCAATGCTGTTAGGTGACAGTATTGCTTCGAGTACATATAACGTCAAGGAAAAGATCAATGTATCTCCACAGGAAACGGCTGTCGCCCGCAATCTGTCGGTTAAGGAAAACCTTGAATTTATTGCCCGGATTTATGGTTTTGATAAAAAAGATATTGCGGCAAAGGTACAAGAAATGCTGAGCACTTTCAAGCTTGAAGATTACTCCAGAGATAAAGCAAAGACTTTATCTGGAGGACTGCAAAGACGGCTTAGTATTGCCATGGCTTTGATTTCTGATCCGAAGATTCTGTTCCTTGATGAGCCAACACTTGGACTAGATGTGCTTGCTAGACGGGAGCTGTGGACAGCGATCGAGAAGCTTAAGGGGGAAGTAACAATCATTCTCACAACGCACTACATGGAGGAGGCGCAGGCTCTTTCGGATCGGGTAGGCATTATGGCCAAAGGGGAATTGAAAGCCGTTGGAACGGTGGCGGAGCTAATGGCGATGACGAACACCAAGACCCTTGAAGATGCATTTGTATCCCTTGCAGCCATGGAGGAGGATAAGTCATGA